One Schlesneria paludicola DSM 18645 DNA segment encodes these proteins:
- a CDS encoding DUF1559 family PulG-like putative transporter, which yields MSNNNTKTRISNLTDGTTNVMLMYELAGRNDLWRAGKLITANTGTIGGGWADINNAENWMAGSSYDGTITEGPCFVNCTNEGGVGIYSFHSGMANILLGDGSVRGLSANVSREVVIKLVSFDGGGVLGEF from the coding sequence ATGTCGAACAACAACACGAAGACACGAATCAGCAACCTGACGGACGGCACCACGAATGTCATGCTGATGTACGAATTGGCCGGCCGAAACGATCTGTGGCGCGCCGGGAAGCTGATCACTGCAAATACAGGCACGATCGGCGGTGGATGGGCGGATATCAACAATGCCGAAAATTGGATGGCGGGTTCAAGCTATGATGGCACCATCACCGAAGGCCCTTGTTTTGTGAATTGCACCAACGAAGGCGGTGTGGGGATCTACAGCTTCCATTCGGGAATGGCCAATATCCTGCTTGGCGACGGAAGCGTTCGAGGACTCAGCGCTAACGTGTCACGCGAAGTGGTCATCAAACTGGTCTCGTTCGATGGTGGCGGGGTCCTGGGCGAATTCTGA
- a CDS encoding DUF1559 family PulG-like putative transporter: MRSLRPKGFTLIELLVVIAIIAVLIALLLPAVQQAREAARRTQCRNNFKQLGLAFHNYENTYSQFPPTYIALHNTILPGYLGVAAPYDDANIHTYAEFLLPYIDQVNIYNTIDFRAPYFSPINLSGAGLPNYTVNNQAATGTPIPGYICPSTPRSQTSLTITDNNLGIPITWKTGVN, from the coding sequence ATGCGTTCGTTGCGTCCAAAAGGTTTCACGCTGATCGAATTGCTGGTCGTCATTGCCATCATCGCCGTGTTGATCGCCCTGTTATTGCCGGCCGTCCAGCAGGCACGAGAGGCCGCTCGTCGAACTCAGTGCCGTAATAACTTTAAACAGTTGGGATTGGCGTTCCATAATTACGAGAATACATACAGCCAGTTTCCGCCAACTTATATTGCCCTTCACAACACGATTCTACCTGGCTATCTGGGCGTAGCGGCACCCTATGATGACGCCAACATTCATACCTATGCAGAATTTCTGTTGCCCTACATCGATCAAGTCAACATCTACAACACGATTGACTTTCGCGCCCCCTATTTCTCGCCGATCAATCTCAGTGGCGCAGGATTGCCGAATTACACGGTGAACAATCAGGCGGCGACCGGAACCCCGATCCCAGGTTACATCTGTCCCTCAACGCCTCGTTCTCAAACCTCACTGACCATTACCGACAACAATCTCGGCATCCCCATCACCTGGAAAACAGGGGTGAACG
- a CDS encoding carboxypeptidase regulatory-like domain-containing protein — MVGYQAAGLFLVLLFSYEDGKEAAEGPDQSQSQVAQQEPGKRLFGTVYDEVTQRPIPLAKLCNQRGQIVRSDKHGRFQFQTVASDFERIIVTSMGRATRLINVDLSERPSAEVDIFLSPGATVHGRVVDQEGRPVPNARIERIGTGSQLLNFLTAITDAEGRFEFDDFPTNRLMLPLRVTASGYEERNGDLFATGAVDQPTELTLRVVKVEQEEGEPQLKVRLGAGDQDPEVGVVRGRVVDPQGKPVRNFTVEFLLPSILEPADWGSFPSGGGKRSYTHDDGRFLVGHLEATKRYRVAVVVPGFGRADVEPIYAEVAARQNEFEFRLTEPYQLVVKVVDQANQQPLSDVMVGLSGRHFNQGDFEWDFRLHDAQILRTTEAGLATFDKLPMKAARLIVQKPGYARQQHAWVDNGKTVEIQLVSEASVRVKLKLATSRVISGLNLKLRTENGDVRYGCAMDNAPSPTIHLDQLSPGACALEVYDGFAKEPWNAVLTRPLELKAGDNVFELDLP, encoded by the coding sequence ATGGTCGGCTATCAGGCGGCTGGACTCTTCTTGGTGCTATTGTTCTCGTACGAAGACGGCAAGGAGGCTGCAGAAGGCCCGGATCAGTCTCAGTCACAAGTTGCGCAGCAGGAACCGGGAAAGCGACTGTTTGGAACGGTCTATGACGAAGTGACCCAGCGACCGATTCCGCTGGCAAAGCTTTGTAACCAAAGGGGCCAAATTGTTCGTAGCGACAAGCACGGCCGGTTTCAGTTTCAAACTGTCGCATCCGATTTCGAGCGGATTATCGTCACGAGCATGGGCAGGGCGACGCGGCTGATCAATGTGGATCTCTCGGAACGTCCGTCTGCCGAAGTCGATATTTTCCTTTCGCCCGGTGCCACGGTTCACGGACGCGTGGTGGATCAAGAGGGGCGGCCGGTTCCCAATGCCAGAATCGAGCGGATTGGAACAGGAAGCCAGCTCCTCAATTTCTTGACCGCGATCACGGACGCCGAGGGTCGATTTGAGTTTGATGACTTTCCTACGAACAGGCTGATGCTGCCGTTGCGAGTGACGGCTTCGGGATACGAAGAACGCAACGGCGATCTGTTTGCGACGGGGGCCGTCGATCAACCTACAGAACTGACCTTGCGTGTGGTCAAGGTGGAGCAGGAAGAGGGGGAACCTCAGCTCAAAGTCAGGTTGGGAGCTGGCGATCAGGACCCCGAGGTCGGGGTGGTTCGCGGACGAGTCGTTGATCCACAGGGAAAGCCGGTACGAAACTTCACCGTCGAATTCCTGTTGCCATCAATTCTCGAGCCAGCAGACTGGGGAAGTTTTCCAAGCGGTGGTGGTAAACGGTCTTACACGCACGACGATGGGCGATTCCTGGTGGGGCATCTCGAGGCGACCAAACGATATCGTGTCGCAGTCGTGGTACCCGGCTTTGGGCGTGCCGATGTTGAGCCGATCTATGCGGAGGTGGCGGCGCGTCAAAACGAGTTCGAATTTCGTTTAACTGAGCCTTATCAACTTGTTGTCAAAGTCGTGGATCAGGCGAATCAGCAGCCGCTGTCCGATGTGATGGTGGGTTTGTCGGGAAGGCACTTCAATCAGGGTGATTTTGAGTGGGATTTTCGGTTACATGATGCACAGATTCTGAGAACCACCGAGGCAGGGCTGGCGACGTTCGACAAGTTGCCCATGAAAGCCGCGCGCTTGATCGTGCAGAAGCCGGGATATGCCCGGCAACAGCATGCCTGGGTCGACAATGGGAAAACGGTGGAGATCCAACTCGTTTCGGAAGCGAGCGTTCGGGTCAAGTTAAAATTGGCGACGTCCCGTGTGATCAGCGGCCTCAACCTTAAGCTCCGAACCGAAAACGGCGACGTGCGCTATGGGTGTGCCATGGACAACGCTCCTTCGCCCACGATCCATCTCGATCAGTTGTCTCCGGGGGCGTGCGCGCTTGAGGTTTATGACGGATTTGCCAAAGAGCCCTGGAACGCCGTGCTCACGCGCCCTCTTGAATTGAAGGCGGGCGACAATGTGTTTGAACTGGATCTTCCTTAG
- a CDS encoding YciI family protein: MTEYLMINHGIGAPADWDTYFKMLRDHNHMMGGSALEPVVSVKESVFSEVSTPTITGYLLIQAESLERAKEIMALSPVHKAGGTVELFTLVRS; encoded by the coding sequence ATGACTGAATACCTCATGATCAACCACGGCATTGGGGCTCCCGCAGACTGGGACACGTATTTCAAAATGCTTCGCGATCACAATCATATGATGGGTGGATCGGCGCTGGAGCCTGTCGTCTCTGTCAAAGAGTCTGTGTTCTCGGAAGTGTCGACACCCACGATCACCGGGTATTTACTCATTCAGGCAGAGTCGTTGGAGCGTGCGAAGGAGATCATGGCGCTCAGCCCTGTTCACAAAGCCGGAGGGACTGTTGAGTTGTTTACGCTCGTCAGGTCGTAA
- a CDS encoding DinB family protein translates to MSIRQSLLPEFDVEMANTRKALERIPDDKLDWKAHPKSNTIGWVGMHLAEIPGWTEPTLNKDFWDIAPVGEEPYRTPKATSLKAMLDLFDQNVASGHAALAIADDEQFLKPWSLLSGGATLFTMPRVAVIRTFVLNHIIHHRAHLCVYLRLNNVPVPGMYGPSGDEPGM, encoded by the coding sequence ATGAGCATTCGCCAATCGTTGTTGCCCGAATTCGATGTCGAGATGGCCAACACCCGCAAGGCCCTGGAACGCATTCCCGACGATAAACTCGACTGGAAGGCACACCCCAAGTCGAACACCATCGGCTGGGTCGGCATGCATCTCGCCGAGATCCCAGGCTGGACGGAACCGACCCTGAACAAGGACTTCTGGGACATTGCGCCCGTCGGCGAGGAACCGTATCGAACCCCTAAAGCCACATCCTTGAAGGCGATGCTGGACTTGTTCGACCAGAACGTCGCATCAGGCCATGCCGCCCTTGCGATCGCGGACGACGAGCAATTCCTGAAACCGTGGTCGCTGTTGAGCGGCGGCGCGACCCTGTTCACGATGCCGCGTGTCGCCGTGATTCGCACCTTCGTCCTGAATCACATCATCCATCACCGCGCACACCTGTGCGTCTACTTGCGGCTGAACAACGTGCCAGTCCCAGGAATGTATGGCCCTTCGGGCGACGAACCGGGAATGTAA
- a CDS encoding helix-turn-helix transcriptional regulator → MGKTERLFGVMDALRRHRRPITAADLAAEQGVSVRTLYRDVQALISLGAPIDGEAGIGYMLRPGFFLPPLMFGREELEALVLGIQWVGAQPDDKLAEAAKNALGKIAAASPPDLRELIDDTGLMPVLTRKRKPLPALALIRQSMRLEKALMMQYDDEAGRASERHIWPVQLAYFEGKQIVAAWCCMREAFRHFRTDRITGLILTESRFGKARKTLVREWRTEQAREYANCQSSPEGKSADTDCQ, encoded by the coding sequence GTGGGAAAAACGGAACGGCTGTTTGGAGTCATGGACGCGCTGCGGCGCCATCGGCGTCCCATCACTGCCGCCGACCTCGCCGCAGAACAAGGTGTTTCGGTGCGTACGCTTTATCGCGATGTCCAGGCATTGATCAGCCTGGGCGCACCGATTGATGGCGAAGCGGGGATCGGCTACATGCTGCGCCCCGGCTTTTTCCTGCCGCCACTCATGTTCGGCCGTGAAGAACTCGAAGCCCTCGTCCTGGGCATCCAATGGGTCGGAGCACAACCGGATGACAAGTTGGCCGAAGCGGCGAAAAACGCACTTGGCAAAATCGCGGCCGCCTCGCCACCCGATCTCCGGGAACTGATCGACGACACCGGACTCATGCCCGTCCTGACCCGGAAACGCAAACCCTTGCCGGCCCTGGCACTCATTCGACAATCCATGCGACTCGAAAAGGCGCTCATGATGCAATACGACGACGAAGCGGGACGAGCTTCGGAACGTCACATTTGGCCCGTGCAACTGGCCTATTTCGAAGGCAAGCAGATCGTCGCCGCATGGTGCTGCATGCGCGAAGCCTTTCGCCATTTCCGCACGGACCGAATCACAGGCCTGATCTTGACCGAATCCCGCTTTGGAAAAGCGAGAAAAACTCTGGTACGCGAATGGAGGACCGAACAAGCCCGCGAATACGCGAATTGCCAATCTTCACCCGAAGGAAAGTCTGCTGACACAGATTGTCAGTAA